The genome window GCGATCTCCCAGCCGGTGCCGAGAAGGCCGCATCGCTCTGGCGGTCCTTCTTCAAGGATCAGGCGGGCGAAACGCTCGAGGGATTGCAGGACGCGCTCGCCGATCAGGCGGGGTTCGCGCGCCTGTCGCGCCGCGTGATCGAGGATCTCGGCTATGGCGACCAGCTCGGCGACGATCCCGACGCCGAGGACCCCGACGAGGAGACCGACGCCGAGGAGGATGGCGAGGACGGCCAGGACCCCGAGGAGTCGGGCGGCGACGAGGACAGCAGCGAGGAGGAGGATGCAGACGCCTCCCAGTCGCAGGAACAGACGCAGGAGGCCGCGCAGGCCGATCTCTCCTCCGACGACAGCGCCCAGAGCGAGGCCGAGGACGAGACCGAGATGCCCGAGGGAGAGGCTCCGTCCGAGCCCCCTCCCCCGCCCGCCGTCTCGGATGCCGATCCCGGCTACAAGGTCTACGAGCAGCGCAACGACGAGGAGATCCGCGCCGAGGAGCTTGCCGAGCCCGCCGAGCTCGAACGCCTGCGCGCCTATCTCGACCAGCAGCTCGACCCGATCAAGGGCGCGGTCGGCAGGCTCGCGAACAAGCTTCAGCGCCGCCTCCAGGCCAAGCAGAACCGGTCGTGGGAATTCGACATGGAAGAGGGTATCCTCGACGCGGGCCGCCTTGCGCGCGTCGTCGTCAGCCCGACCACGCCCCTGTCGTTCAAGGTCGAGCGCGACACCGAATTTCGCGACACGGTCGTGACGCTCCTGCTCGACAATTCGGGCTCGATGCGCGGTCGGCCGATCTCCATCGCCGCGATCTGCGCCGACATCCTCAGCCAGACGCTGGAACGCTGCGACGTGAAGACCGAGGTCCTGGGCTTCACCACCCGCGCGTGGAAGGGCGGTCAGGCACGCGAGGCCTGGCTCAACGCGGGTCGGCCGAAACATCCCGGCCGCCTCAACGATCTGCGGCACATCATCTACAAGGGTGCCGATGCGCCCTGGCGTCGCGCGCGTCCCAATCTGGGCCTGATGATGAAAGAGGGACTGCTCAAGGAGAACATCGACGGCGAGGCGCTCGAATGGGCCTATCGCCGGCTGAGCGGCCGCCCCGAGGCGCGCAAGATCCTCATGGTCATCTCGGACGGCGCGCCGGTCGACGACAGCACGCTGTCCGTGAACCCCGCCAATTACCTCGAGAAGCACCTGCGCGACGTGATCGCCATGATCGAACGCCGCCGTCAGGTCGAGCTCATCGCCATCGGGATCGGCCATGACGTCACACGCTATTACAGCCGCGCCGTGACCATCACCGATGCCGAACAGCTGGCCGGTGCCATGACCGAACAACTCGCCGGGCTCTTCGACAGCGACCCGAGGAAACGCGCCCGCACGCTCGGCATGCGCAAGGCGGGCTGACGCCCCACCGACAAGGACATCATCGCCAATGTATCAGGATTTCAAGGTGTCGAGCCGCCCCGAACAGGGGCCGCCGCGCCTCGGGGAATTGCGCGCACGCATGGCCGAAACGGGGATCGACGCGTTCCTCGTGCCGCGCGCCGACGCGCATCAGGGCGAATACGTGGCCGATCGCGATGCGCGGCTCGCCTGGCTGACGGGCTTCAGCGGATCGGCCGGCATGGCGGTCGTGACGCGGGACGAGACCGCGCTCTTCGTTGACGGAAGATACACCATTCAGGCCCGCGGTCAGGTCGCGGACGAGATCGCGGTGCACGAGATTCCCGGCC of Palleronia sp. LCG004 contains these proteins:
- the cobT gene encoding cobaltochelatase subunit CobT; its protein translation is MSKKNDNPADPFKKALAEATRVMANDPEMGVSYSVDPPGMNNDGLRLPQISRRLTRDEVLLARGTADGYALRRRHHDAKTFNRYAPQGQMARDLYEAMEHARCEAVGARTMPGTAGNIDARIDVEAGRKGYEQVHDRSDVPLSVAAGYLIRQLATGRDLPAGAEKAASLWRSFFKDQAGETLEGLQDALADQAGFARLSRRVIEDLGYGDQLGDDPDAEDPDEETDAEEDGEDGQDPEESGGDEDSSEEEDADASQSQEQTQEAAQADLSSDDSAQSEAEDETEMPEGEAPSEPPPPPAVSDADPGYKVYEQRNDEEIRAEELAEPAELERLRAYLDQQLDPIKGAVGRLANKLQRRLQAKQNRSWEFDMEEGILDAGRLARVVVSPTTPLSFKVERDTEFRDTVVTLLLDNSGSMRGRPISIAAICADILSQTLERCDVKTEVLGFTTRAWKGGQAREAWLNAGRPKHPGRLNDLRHIIYKGADAPWRRARPNLGLMMKEGLLKENIDGEALEWAYRRLSGRPEARKILMVISDGAPVDDSTLSVNPANYLEKHLRDVIAMIERRRQVELIAIGIGHDVTRYYSRAVTITDAEQLAGAMTEQLAGLFDSDPRKRARTLGMRKAG